One stretch of Halobaculum marinum DNA includes these proteins:
- a CDS encoding sulfite oxidase-like oxidoreductase, giving the protein MSSEVTDYTDLYEEFSDERLPPGQRKTDRFPVLSKSGTPDWHRDDWTFEVWGAVDEQLTYDYDEFRDLPSETQRQDFHCVTGWSKFDCEFTGVTFPQLAELAGVRDDAEWVMFHALDGYTTDLPLAACDREEVLFAYDYDGEQLPDDHGGPLRVVTPHKYAYKGAKWVTGVEFLTEPERGYWEKRGYSDTANPWEEERYS; this is encoded by the coding sequence ATGAGCAGCGAGGTCACCGACTACACGGACCTCTACGAGGAGTTCTCCGACGAGCGACTCCCACCGGGACAGCGGAAGACGGACCGATTCCCGGTCCTCTCGAAGTCCGGGACGCCCGACTGGCACCGCGACGACTGGACCTTCGAGGTGTGGGGCGCCGTCGACGAGCAGTTGACGTACGACTACGACGAGTTCCGCGACCTCCCGTCGGAGACGCAGCGGCAGGACTTCCACTGCGTCACGGGGTGGTCAAAGTTCGACTGCGAGTTCACCGGCGTCACCTTCCCGCAGTTGGCCGAGTTGGCCGGCGTCCGCGACGACGCCGAGTGGGTCATGTTCCACGCGCTCGACGGCTACACGACGGACCTCCCGCTGGCGGCGTGCGACCGCGAGGAGGTGCTGTTCGCCTACGACTACGACGGCGAGCAGTTGCCCGACGACCACGGCGGCCCGCTCCGCGTCGTCACGCCCCACAAGTACGCGTACAAGGGCGCCAAGTGGGTGACCGGCGTCGAGTTCCTCACCGAACCCGAGCGCGGGTACTGGGAGAAGCGGGGGTACTCCGACACGGCGAATCCGTGGGAGGAAGAGCGGTACAGTTAG